A genomic segment from Candidatus Brocadia sinica JPN1 encodes:
- a CDS encoding phage protein GemA/Gp16 family protein produces MAKGITKAQKAKIWTKAQEIGMAEEQLRDLVRWISGQDSTRELTKRQGIKLIDVMEGKRSVFENNPLNPPLLRGTILTSKKDKKIIGRFVPLATPGQLSFIENLKKEAGWDDEHLTNFIRKRFSKDILDKLGGNEAGVVITVLKRAKKKLVTEV; encoded by the coding sequence ATGGCAAAAGGGATAACGAAGGCACAAAAGGCGAAGATTTGGACAAAGGCCCAAGAGATAGGGATGGCGGAGGAACAGCTCCGGGATCTCGTCAGGTGGATATCTGGCCAGGACTCTACCAGGGAGCTTACCAAGCGCCAGGGGATAAAGCTTATTGATGTTATGGAAGGTAAGAGATCTGTTTTTGAAAACAACCCCCTGAATCCCCCTTTGTTAAGGGGGACTATCCTGACATCGAAAAAAGATAAGAAGATTATAGGCCGTTTTGTACCCCTGGCAACACCCGGTCAACTATCTTTTATAGAAAATCTTAAAAAAGAGGCCGGATGGGATGATGAACATCTTACGAACTTTATCCGTAAGAGATTTAGCAAGGATATCCTTGATAAATTAGGCGGTAATGAGGCTGGGGTTGTTATTACAGTCCTCAAACGTGCTAAAAAGAAACTGGTTACAGAGGTTTAA
- a CDS encoding DUF927 domain-containing protein — protein sequence MDKTTDVLSKIDYKSFYTRHIPGFDPNGKTEVQCLCPFHNDKDPSLSVNLEKGVFKCFGCGEQGGVVKFIQLRYGLDKKGALEKIKEEEGIKSDPESSSGRNPKSKTTKKPSHLTLDQVKLIHNQLLKNETALKTFQDKYGLFRETIEKYLIGYQNEHYVIPMEIEPGKWTFKEHKGNQLKSGKVLLYPSNVIKEDLPFILVSEGEFKALLLNQMGFPAVSGTGGANTWKREWNSLFTNLNVILAYDNDEPGRQGALKVAEFIKGTARSVKVIQWPSFMDSKDKKDVTDFFVTLGKTKEDFQRLIDSAKEIAFEIKEIDGIKLIEPEGFEVKEDRVNQIIYFRDDSIKKPAFYTPLFITGRAIDVDSGFEDVEIAFKRDHKWKKIWISKLLISDAKKIIELASHGLPVNSRNCGKMIEYLAAFEHFNMQLIPKTFVSKGFGFKSVENKRVFILEKMIGKKAGQGNKEVSVEFSPEPGYERFVKAVKPEGTYVKWRECIEPALKYPYAAFAFYASFSAPLLRMLKAPNFIIDFWGNTSVGKTTVLELAASVWGNPHKEAGGLVFGWDSTKVFLERIANFFCDIPIFPDDSQMVDDRTMSSMLYQIANGVGRGRGATAGIRHNPTWHTVCFSTGERPLIECTTFAGARARTIELYGSPFPNIGGDFINELKTGLRENYGHAGAKFVEGILSIWDNVDKMNRLKADYKMYQRALSLEANSEVGDRYSHYFAVIKLAADLVYEILGIGDPVAAREFIDRVFDNVISESLNDVDIGTRAMQHVLSWASGNEQYFKDTDFESYGQWKEGEYIGIYPHKLAEVLRNEKFSERAILKSWAEKGWIKCEGGKFTCSRNARIEDGIIKQRRFTIIPWQVVKEFLNI from the coding sequence ATGGATAAGACTACAGACGTACTGAGCAAGATTGACTATAAAAGTTTTTACACAAGGCACATACCGGGGTTTGACCCGAATGGCAAGACGGAGGTTCAATGTCTTTGCCCTTTCCACAACGACAAGGATCCTTCCTTATCGGTAAACCTGGAAAAGGGTGTTTTTAAATGCTTTGGTTGCGGTGAGCAAGGAGGCGTGGTCAAGTTTATTCAATTGCGGTATGGGCTGGATAAGAAAGGCGCCCTTGAAAAAATTAAGGAGGAAGAGGGAATAAAATCTGATCCTGAATCAAGTTCAGGACGAAATCCAAAATCCAAAACTACCAAGAAGCCTTCACATCTCACCCTTGATCAGGTGAAGCTCATCCATAACCAATTATTGAAGAACGAGACGGCATTAAAGACCTTCCAGGATAAGTACGGTTTGTTCAGAGAGACCATAGAAAAGTACCTCATAGGCTATCAGAATGAACATTACGTTATCCCGATGGAAATTGAGCCGGGTAAGTGGACTTTTAAGGAACATAAGGGCAACCAGCTTAAAAGTGGAAAGGTACTTTTGTATCCTTCCAATGTGATCAAAGAGGATCTCCCTTTTATCCTCGTTAGCGAGGGCGAATTCAAAGCATTACTTCTCAACCAGATGGGTTTCCCGGCTGTCTCTGGGACCGGCGGGGCTAACACCTGGAAGCGGGAATGGAACTCACTCTTTACCAATCTCAATGTGATCCTTGCATATGACAATGACGAACCGGGAAGGCAGGGAGCCTTGAAGGTAGCCGAATTCATTAAAGGTACTGCCAGGAGCGTGAAGGTCATTCAATGGCCGTCCTTCATGGATTCCAAAGACAAGAAGGACGTAACGGACTTCTTTGTTACCCTGGGGAAGACAAAGGAAGACTTTCAAAGGCTTATTGATAGTGCGAAAGAGATCGCTTTTGAAATAAAAGAGATTGACGGTATCAAGCTTATAGAACCGGAGGGGTTTGAGGTTAAAGAGGATCGAGTAAATCAGATAATCTACTTCAGAGATGATTCAATCAAAAAGCCTGCCTTTTATACCCCACTTTTCATTACCGGCCGGGCAATAGACGTTGATTCAGGTTTTGAAGACGTTGAGATCGCCTTTAAGCGGGACCATAAGTGGAAGAAGATTTGGATCTCCAAACTGTTGATCTCCGATGCGAAAAAGATTATTGAGCTTGCAAGTCACGGTTTACCGGTAAATAGCCGGAACTGCGGAAAGATGATTGAATACCTGGCAGCCTTTGAGCACTTCAATATGCAGCTTATCCCAAAGACCTTCGTTTCCAAAGGCTTTGGTTTTAAGTCTGTTGAGAACAAACGGGTGTTTATCCTTGAAAAGATGATAGGTAAGAAAGCTGGCCAGGGCAATAAAGAGGTATCCGTTGAGTTTTCGCCGGAACCCGGCTACGAGAGGTTCGTCAAGGCAGTTAAGCCAGAGGGTACGTATGTAAAATGGAGGGAATGTATAGAACCTGCCTTGAAATATCCCTATGCTGCATTTGCCTTTTATGCCTCGTTTTCCGCGCCACTTCTCAGGATGCTCAAAGCGCCGAATTTTATTATCGACTTTTGGGGCAATACATCCGTTGGCAAGACAACCGTTTTGGAACTGGCTGCCAGCGTATGGGGAAATCCACACAAGGAGGCGGGAGGACTGGTCTTTGGCTGGGATTCCACGAAGGTATTTTTAGAAAGGATTGCTAACTTTTTTTGTGATATTCCCATCTTTCCGGACGATTCGCAAATGGTAGATGACCGTACCATGTCGAGTATGCTTTATCAGATTGCCAACGGCGTTGGTCGCGGACGCGGTGCTACCGCTGGCATCAGGCATAATCCAACGTGGCATACAGTCTGTTTTTCCACAGGCGAACGTCCTTTAATCGAATGCACCACCTTTGCCGGCGCCCGGGCGCGTACGATTGAGCTTTATGGTTCACCCTTCCCCAACATAGGAGGTGATTTCATCAATGAGCTGAAGACGGGGTTAAGGGAAAATTACGGGCACGCCGGGGCCAAGTTTGTAGAGGGTATCCTGTCCATTTGGGACAACGTGGATAAGATGAACAGGCTAAAGGCCGATTACAAGATGTACCAACGGGCGTTATCTCTGGAGGCAAATTCAGAGGTAGGAGATAGGTACAGTCATTACTTTGCGGTGATCAAGCTGGCGGCAGACCTTGTTTATGAAATTTTGGGGATTGGCGATCCTGTGGCAGCCAGGGAATTTATTGACCGGGTGTTTGACAACGTAATCAGTGAGTCTTTGAATGATGTAGATATTGGTACCAGGGCAATGCAACACGTCTTATCCTGGGCAAGCGGAAATGAGCAATACTTCAAGGATACCGATTTTGAGTCTTACGGCCAGTGGAAAGAGGGGGAATACATAGGGATTTACCCTCATAAGCTTGCTGAGGTTCTCAGAAATGAGAAATTCTCAGAAAGGGCCATTCTTAAATCCTGGGCTGAAAAAGGTTGGATTAAGTGTGAGGGTGGAAAGTTTACTTGTTCAAGAAATGCCAGGATAGAAGACGGGATAATTAAGCAAAGAAGGTTTACCATTATTCCCTGGCAGGTGGTTAAGGAGTTTTTAAATATATGA
- a CDS encoding helix-turn-helix transcriptional regulator translates to MAAEDKYMTVDEVAQYLGFEKQTIYNKIHNKQIPFHKIGLKAVRFKKAEIDNWIVEQRKEERRYLKKGDRYYLVSDNPTGINQITKESVLLEEVRSTTTDYWREERLPFEFDGEVLEAAKEILDAELVYPRLMKKNTPVYEGSEIGAITNYLTIQEVFKGKLDLDISYLRQLKKRLIENVRENLCIADPDAEENLKAAYIGFIKESLVNEILSEFTRIVVYLEYGKLEYRQKENKNAPISRRDSHQEDLVSYANRYFDSETFFALYVHGFCYFTMNFYSFPVCGFFVMDKAIDELTPEQIETGLREKIFTGDEAREGVIKRIKQIEAEVKALKSLLKQPKKGG, encoded by the coding sequence ATGGCTGCAGAAGATAAATATATGACGGTTGACGAGGTTGCTCAATATCTTGGCTTTGAGAAGCAGACCATCTACAACAAAATCCACAATAAACAAATCCCTTTCCACAAGATCGGTCTGAAAGCAGTCAGATTTAAAAAGGCTGAAATTGATAACTGGATAGTGGAGCAAAGAAAGGAAGAAAGGCGCTATCTTAAAAAGGGTGACCGGTATTATCTTGTATCAGATAACCCTACAGGGATCAACCAAATAACCAAAGAGAGCGTGCTTTTAGAGGAAGTGAGAAGCACTACAACGGATTACTGGCGTGAAGAAAGGCTCCCTTTTGAATTTGATGGAGAGGTTTTAGAAGCTGCCAAGGAGATCTTAGACGCAGAATTAGTATATCCACGCCTTATGAAAAAGAACACGCCTGTTTATGAAGGTTCTGAAATCGGCGCCATAACAAACTATTTAACAATACAGGAAGTCTTCAAAGGTAAACTGGATTTGGATATTAGCTATCTTCGACAACTAAAGAAACGGCTGATTGAAAATGTGAGAGAGAACCTCTGTATAGCTGACCCTGATGCCGAAGAAAACTTGAAAGCGGCTTATATTGGTTTCATTAAAGAGAGTCTTGTAAATGAAATCTTGTCTGAGTTTACAAGGATTGTTGTTTATCTAGAGTATGGGAAGCTGGAATATAGGCAGAAAGAGAACAAGAATGCACCTATTTCCCGTCGTGACAGCCACCAGGAAGACCTTGTTAGCTACGCGAATAGATACTTCGATAGTGAAACTTTCTTCGCTTTATATGTTCATGGGTTCTGTTATTTTACTATGAATTTTTATTCGTTTCCAGTATGTGGCTTTTTTGTGATGGACAAAGCAATAGATGAACTTACCCCGGAACAAATCGAGACGGGATTAAGGGAAAAGATTTTTACTGGGGATGAGGCAAGAGAAGGTGTCATTAAAAGAATCAAACAAATAGAGGCCGAAGTAAAGGCCTTGAAATCGTTACTCAAACAACCAAAAAAAGGAGGTTAA
- a CDS encoding tyrosine-type recombinase/integrase encodes MKSKRVSEFLTEDEISVILRAPDRRTLKGKRDYALLLLMFSTGLRKAEVCNLRVADVTTYRNQPVVDVMGKGDKYRRVALNRDVMEAVLEYQKAMKQRFTAENAEENNPLAPFDKGDNTPLTPLDRGEKYLFYTLGEHGNCEVRPLTHKAVDCLLRRVRKDALIAKRITPHTTRHTFATTLLDKGVDLKTVQELLGHSHIRTTEKYLHTSDEKKMDAIARLQFAL; translated from the coding sequence ATGAAATCAAAAAGGGTATCTGAATTTCTAACGGAGGATGAAATTAGCGTGATCCTCAGGGCACCGGACAGGAGGACGCTGAAGGGCAAGCGGGATTATGCCCTTTTGCTCCTGATGTTCTCCACGGGACTCAGAAAGGCGGAGGTATGCAATCTCAGGGTTGCAGACGTTACCACGTACCGGAATCAACCGGTGGTTGATGTGATGGGTAAGGGTGATAAATACCGGCGTGTTGCACTGAACAGGGATGTGATGGAGGCTGTGCTGGAGTATCAAAAGGCGATGAAGCAAAGATTCACCGCAGAGAACGCAGAGGAAAACAACCCCCTTGCCCCCTTTGATAAGGGGGATAACACACCCCTTACCCCTCTTGATAGAGGGGAAAAGTATTTATTTTATACCCTTGGGGAGCATGGGAATTGTGAGGTGCGACCGCTTACGCATAAGGCGGTGGATTGTCTTTTACGGCGGGTGAGGAAGGATGCCTTGATTGCCAAGAGGATTACTCCACATACCACGAGACACACCTTTGCTACCACGCTCCTGGATAAGGGGGTTGACCTGAAGACGGTGCAGGAGCTTTTGGGACATAGCCACATAAGGACGACTGAGAAATATTTGCATACATCAGATGAAAAGAAGATGGATGCCATTGCGCGGTTGCAGTTCGCATTATGA
- a CDS encoding type II toxin-antitoxin system HicB family antitoxin gives MQIKLTAVFQKVPEGYIGFVEELPGANTQGDTLEEARSNLEEAVQLVLDADRELKE, from the coding sequence ATGCAAATTAAATTGACGGCAGTCTTCCAAAAGGTACCCGAAGGATACATCGGATTTGTAGAAGAACTGCCGGGCGCCAATACACAGGGAGATACATTAGAGGAAGCACGGAGCAACCTGGAAGAGGCAGTACAATTAGTCCTGGATGCCGACCGGGAATTAAAGGAGTAA
- a CDS encoding type II toxin-antitoxin system RelE family toxin: MGRFKVILSDKAGKDTDTLSDDDFNRIVNRCKRLEDNPFPDGKHIKKLKGYEDLYRLRIGDYRIVFEWKGSQINIARILTRQDFGKKY, translated from the coding sequence GTGGGGAGATTTAAGGTTATCTTGTCTGATAAGGCTGGCAAAGATACTGATACCCTATCAGACGATGACTTTAATCGCATCGTAAACAGATGCAAACGGCTCGAAGATAATCCATTCCCTGACGGCAAGCATATCAAGAAGCTCAAAGGTTACGAAGACCTCTATCGCTTAAGAATCGGTGATTACCGGATCGTCTTTGAATGGAAAGGATCACAAATTAACATCGCAAGAATTCTCACCCGGCAGGATTTTGGAAAGAAGTATTAA
- a CDS encoding phage tail tape measure protein, with product MAKQNEVKLIITTDNKDAITGIQNVGESFKKLELETGSLVSRIKSHWLGFAGAIYSAKKFIDFFIFDTANAAEELKRLSFQTSVGTDMLQAFKQVALTSGVHLNELSLSLFQFSQRLADATNGVGDSQDIFHALGIELYDTKGRLRDTGDLFIDTSRKFANMVDGFQKIDLAEKVFGRGSRAILPMFQELSENIDEIKNKQPIFSEDEINQAKQFNDNIAITKENFKELGYVVGNIVIPNLNEFFDVIKKGIIPENSWIKLIDPWGLMNRIGKSPLATSWEWFKKLVDLAEEYTDKLAGIKTEVMNLQSIRLQPNPVFGAFGLPGELTQGITKARKTEPAIIFNEKQWLKDQAEFEKSVGEAFREEGRLAAEAMKLEEEAAKRKQEVYADMFEALKFDSARYYDYRRDLLEKQRNEEIAITGDVMLDWEAFYARLRELDEERILRTNDFVGGIKVFYSELEREGFTWAKGAKGMMEDFASGGASALSKFEHSIETDTKNIGKHLKDFIGDFSDAFIDAVNRMTAEWLMSQMFTGIGSAFGIGGARSMGIGGTAGTTQAGGWFTPPPIGNMSAQGAGSAGGQVIVQQSISMNMSFVDGQDGERFLQKHSPVIQKIVGDSVDRSRAFAAQLRGNR from the coding sequence ATGGCAAAGCAAAACGAAGTAAAATTAATCATCACCACAGACAATAAAGACGCAATTACCGGCATTCAGAATGTTGGAGAGTCATTCAAAAAACTAGAGCTTGAAACCGGCAGTCTGGTATCTCGTATCAAATCCCATTGGCTTGGCTTTGCCGGCGCCATTTATAGTGCTAAAAAATTCATAGATTTCTTTATCTTTGATACAGCTAATGCTGCGGAGGAATTGAAACGATTGAGCTTTCAAACCTCAGTCGGAACTGATATGCTCCAGGCATTCAAACAAGTTGCACTAACATCCGGCGTACATTTAAATGAATTATCGCTCAGTCTTTTCCAATTTTCTCAAAGGCTTGCAGATGCGACTAATGGTGTGGGTGACTCACAAGATATATTTCATGCACTTGGAATAGAGCTATATGATACGAAAGGTAGATTGCGGGATACTGGGGATCTTTTTATTGATACTTCGAGAAAATTTGCAAATATGGTAGATGGTTTTCAAAAAATCGATTTAGCAGAAAAGGTCTTTGGCCGAGGTAGTAGGGCGATTTTACCCATGTTTCAGGAACTTTCGGAAAATATCGATGAGATTAAAAACAAACAGCCTATTTTTTCTGAAGATGAGATTAATCAGGCAAAGCAATTCAATGATAATATTGCCATCACGAAAGAAAATTTTAAAGAACTTGGGTATGTAGTTGGTAATATTGTAATACCAAATCTTAATGAGTTCTTTGATGTCATAAAAAAAGGAATAATCCCTGAAAATTCATGGATTAAATTAATTGATCCATGGGGGCTTATGAATCGAATTGGAAAATCACCACTTGCTACATCATGGGAATGGTTCAAAAAACTTGTAGACCTTGCAGAAGAATATACGGATAAACTTGCTGGAATAAAAACAGAAGTAATGAATTTACAATCTATTCGTTTACAACCTAACCCGGTTTTTGGTGCGTTTGGATTACCTGGCGAACTTACTCAAGGTATTACAAAAGCCAGGAAAACCGAGCCCGCAATTATCTTCAATGAAAAACAATGGTTGAAGGATCAGGCAGAATTTGAAAAGTCTGTTGGTGAGGCATTCCGCGAGGAAGGCAGGCTTGCGGCTGAAGCGATGAAGCTGGAAGAGGAAGCGGCAAAACGGAAACAAGAAGTCTATGCAGACATGTTCGAAGCCCTCAAATTCGATTCCGCCCGTTACTATGATTATCGTAGAGATCTTCTTGAAAAGCAACGTAATGAAGAAATTGCCATCACGGGTGACGTAATGCTTGACTGGGAAGCATTCTACGCACGTCTCAGGGAACTGGATGAGGAGAGAATATTGAGAACCAACGATTTTGTTGGCGGGATTAAGGTTTTTTATTCGGAATTAGAGCGGGAAGGATTCACTTGGGCCAAAGGGGCTAAAGGGATGATGGAGGACTTCGCATCAGGCGGAGCAAGTGCTTTATCGAAGTTTGAACATAGTATCGAAACCGATACAAAAAACATTGGCAAACATCTGAAGGATTTTATCGGTGATTTTTCAGATGCATTTATCGATGCTGTTAATCGAATGACCGCCGAATGGCTCATGTCCCAAATGTTTACCGGCATTGGCAGCGCATTTGGTATTGGCGGTGCGCGTTCAATGGGTATCGGCGGTACCGCTGGCACTACACAGGCAGGCGGATGGTTTACACCACCACCTATTGGTAATATGTCTGCCCAAGGTGCGGGATCTGCAGGTGGCCAGGTCATCGTTCAGCAATCCATCTCTATGAATATGTCCTTTGTGGATGGTCAGGATGGTGAACGTTTTTTACAAAAGCACTCACCGGTAATACAGAAGATTGTTGGCGATAGCGTAGACCGTAGCCGCGCCTTTGCAGCGCAATTGAGGGGTAATCGTTAA
- a CDS encoding TonB-dependent receptor plug domain-containing protein: MILFQEIPSVYSASKYEQKVTEAPSSVTIITADEIKKYGYLNFAEILRSVRGFHITYDRNYHYLGVRGFGLPGDYNTRILLLIDGHRINDAIYEQAPLGTDFPIDIDLIERIEIIRGPGSSLYGTNAFFAVINVITRRGRDFKGIETSGAAGRFETYKTRVSYGDKFPNGLEMLFSGSYYSSEGDDRLFFKEFDNPENNNGIAEDLDNDRFKNFFSSFFFHDLTLQFNYHQREKVVPTAPFDTRFNERFFTADERGWADLKYERISDDQLIFLARLNYNFYNYDDDYFSNGLPGTVKTSDDIDSQWLQGEVQLTKILFEKHKSTLGFDYRYSIQQDQRTFNHIREGAFPGIRREILDDKRDTQYWAVYLQDEYAITDYLALNAGARFDYFYTFGSSVSPRAALIYNPYEKATFKFVYGRAFRAPNAYELYYHDDTSQKHSPHLDPETIDTYEIIYEQYFGKHLRGTIVGFYNSIDDLIALKTDPGDDLLVFDNVDKVRAKGIESELEAKWESGFEGRTSYTIQETENDRTGEILVNSPKHLAKFNVIIPLIKEKLFFSGEEQYTSKRETLSDRFAEDYFVTNITLYSRNIFKTLEISGGVFNLFNKVYEDPGGEEHAQDTIEQDGRIFRIKVTYAF; encoded by the coding sequence ATGATCCTGTTTCAGGAAATCCCCTCAGTTTATAGCGCTTCCAAATATGAGCAAAAGGTAACAGAAGCCCCTTCTTCGGTGACCATTATAACGGCGGATGAGATCAAAAAATATGGTTATTTGAATTTTGCAGAGATTTTGCGGAGCGTACGTGGATTCCATATTACCTATGACAGAAATTATCATTATCTTGGGGTAAGGGGTTTTGGACTGCCTGGAGATTATAATACCCGTATCCTGCTCCTTATCGATGGACACCGAATTAATGACGCTATCTATGAACAGGCGCCTCTGGGCACGGATTTTCCCATCGATATTGATCTCATTGAACGTATCGAGATTATCCGTGGGCCGGGTTCTTCCCTGTACGGCACAAATGCATTTTTTGCGGTTATCAATGTGATTACCAGGCGGGGCAGGGATTTCAAGGGTATCGAGACTTCGGGAGCGGCAGGCCGCTTTGAGACATATAAGACCCGTGTGAGCTACGGTGATAAATTTCCGAATGGTCTGGAGATGTTATTTTCTGGTTCTTACTATAGCAGCGAAGGGGACGACCGGCTGTTTTTCAAAGAATTTGATAATCCGGAAAATAACAACGGTATTGCAGAAGACCTTGATAATGACCGGTTTAAAAATTTTTTTAGCAGCTTTTTCTTCCATGATTTGACTTTGCAATTCAATTATCATCAAAGGGAAAAAGTTGTTCCAACGGCTCCGTTTGATACAAGATTTAACGAGCGTTTTTTTACTGCTGACGAACGAGGTTGGGCCGATCTGAAGTACGAACGCATATCTGATGACCAATTAATTTTTCTGGCTCGGCTCAATTACAATTTTTACAATTATGATGATGATTATTTTTCAAATGGATTGCCTGGAACAGTAAAAACTTCTGATGATATTGACAGCCAATGGTTACAAGGAGAGGTTCAATTAACCAAAATCCTTTTCGAAAAGCATAAAAGCACCCTTGGTTTTGATTATCGATATAGTATACAGCAGGACCAGCGAACCTTTAATCATATAAGAGAGGGCGCATTTCCCGGTATCAGACGTGAAATTCTCGATGACAAACGTGACACGCAGTATTGGGCAGTTTATCTTCAGGATGAATATGCCATTACAGACTATTTGGCTTTAAATGCCGGCGCTCGGTTTGATTATTTTTATACCTTTGGGAGCTCAGTCAGTCCCCGTGCTGCGTTGATTTACAACCCGTATGAGAAGGCAACGTTTAAGTTTGTGTATGGCCGCGCATTCCGTGCGCCAAATGCCTACGAACTTTACTACCATGATGACACTTCGCAGAAGCACAGTCCCCATCTTGACCCTGAAACCATCGATACCTATGAAATCATTTACGAACAGTACTTTGGGAAACACCTTCGGGGGACAATTGTTGGTTTTTACAACTCAATTGATGATCTCATTGCCTTAAAAACTGATCCTGGAGACGATCTCCTCGTGTTTGACAATGTCGATAAGGTTCGTGCAAAAGGTATCGAATCTGAATTGGAAGCAAAATGGGAAAGTGGTTTTGAGGGAAGGACTAGTTATACCATCCAGGAAACCGAGAATGATAGGACAGGGGAAATCCTGGTAAATTCTCCGAAACATTTGGCTAAGTTCAATGTTATTATTCCTTTGATAAAGGAAAAACTCTTTTTCAGCGGAGAAGAACAGTATACGAGCAAAAGAGAAACACTTTCAGACAGATTTGCGGAAGATTATTTTGTCACAAATATAACACTGTATAGCCGTAATATTTTTAAGACGCTGGAAATTTCAGGAGGCGTTTTTAACTTGTTTAACAAGGTATACGAAGATCCCGGAGGAGAAGAACACGCTCAGGACACCATCGAACAGGACGGCAGGATATTTCGAATTAAGGTTACGTATGCATTTTAA